A region from the Andrena cerasifolii isolate SP2316 chromosome 9, iyAndCera1_principal, whole genome shotgun sequence genome encodes:
- the LOC143373117 gene encoding uncharacterized protein LOC143373117 isoform X2, whose amino-acid sequence MLAAGHRVTLAMQHPNVDIQEGGSVRSVRRKLFQDDDDDNERDSERNSGVEDNLVNCFFEEARKNRENAKERWNFDFEKEEPLPGRYVWVKVDQDGNQISNPLETNNRVKNLQIMQDESAQDDDVTMQEDKDDDKMTDST is encoded by the exons ATGCTGGCGGCGGGACACAG GGTGACGCTCGCGATGCAGCATCCCAACGTCGACATACAAGAGGGTGGAAGTGTTCGCAGCGTGCGGAGGAAACTTTTccaggacgacgacgatgacaacGAAAGAGACTCGGAGCGAAATTCCGGAGTGGAGGACAACCTGGTGAACTGTTTCTTCGAAGAGGCACGGAAGAACCGGGAGAAC GCTAAGGAGAGATGGAACTTCGATTTTGAGAAAGAAGAACCGCTACCTGGCCGCTACGTGTGGGTGAAGGTCGACCAAGACGGAAACCAGATTAGTAATCCATTGGAGACGAACAATCGAGTGAAAAATTTGCAGATCATGCAGGACGAGAGCGCGCAGGACGACGATGTTACGATGCAGGAGGATAAGGACGACGACAAAATGACTGACAGCACGTGA
- the LOC143373117 gene encoding uncharacterized protein LOC143373117 isoform X1, producing MKVTPKMVTLAMQHPNVDIQEGGSVRSVRRKLFQDDDDDNERDSERNSGVEDNLVNCFFEEARKNRENAKERWNFDFEKEEPLPGRYVWVKVDQDGNQISNPLETNNRVKNLQIMQDESAQDDDVTMQEDKDDDKMTDST from the exons ATGAAAGTCACGCCGAAGAT GGTGACGCTCGCGATGCAGCATCCCAACGTCGACATACAAGAGGGTGGAAGTGTTCGCAGCGTGCGGAGGAAACTTTTccaggacgacgacgatgacaacGAAAGAGACTCGGAGCGAAATTCCGGAGTGGAGGACAACCTGGTGAACTGTTTCTTCGAAGAGGCACGGAAGAACCGGGAGAAC GCTAAGGAGAGATGGAACTTCGATTTTGAGAAAGAAGAACCGCTACCTGGCCGCTACGTGTGGGTGAAGGTCGACCAAGACGGAAACCAGATTAGTAATCCATTGGAGACGAACAATCGAGTGAAAAATTTGCAGATCATGCAGGACGAGAGCGCGCAGGACGACGATGTTACGATGCAGGAGGATAAGGACGACGACAAAATGACTGACAGCACGTGA
- the LOC143373117 gene encoding uncharacterized protein LOC143373117 isoform X3, producing MQHPNVDIQEGGSVRSVRRKLFQDDDDDNERDSERNSGVEDNLVNCFFEEARKNRENAKERWNFDFEKEEPLPGRYVWVKVDQDGNQISNPLETNNRVKNLQIMQDESAQDDDVTMQEDKDDDKMTDST from the exons ATGCAGCATCCCAACGTCGACATACAAGAGGGTGGAAGTGTTCGCAGCGTGCGGAGGAAACTTTTccaggacgacgacgatgacaacGAAAGAGACTCGGAGCGAAATTCCGGAGTGGAGGACAACCTGGTGAACTGTTTCTTCGAAGAGGCACGGAAGAACCGGGAGAAC GCTAAGGAGAGATGGAACTTCGATTTTGAGAAAGAAGAACCGCTACCTGGCCGCTACGTGTGGGTGAAGGTCGACCAAGACGGAAACCAGATTAGTAATCCATTGGAGACGAACAATCGAGTGAAAAATTTGCAGATCATGCAGGACGAGAGCGCGCAGGACGACGATGTTACGATGCAGGAGGATAAGGACGACGACAAAATGACTGACAGCACGTGA